tgagCATAGAAGAGAAGATTTAAAAgcaaatattgaagaaagtAGACCAAAAAGTAGCCTattaagaattattttggaCTACATAGGTCTGCTATTGTActattttataaatattgccaaattaatttttcattacATACTTAATCCAAGATTAAATACATTAAAGGAATTATACCCTCATCATACAGCTGGAAAATATGAACCAAGAAGTAAATTTGGGTACCGGTTCTTTTTAGTTTGCAATAGAGTGCAAAATATTGGTTTTGGATTTGAATATAGAGGagtatattattttagTAATGCACATTTTAATGCAAATACagataaattaaagattgATGGGAAGGAAATTAGGCTATACCAGCAAGGATTTACGATGTTATGTTCAAAAAAAGAGCATAATATGAAAAAGCCAAGAGATGACGAagatttatatttgttGAATCCCTATATGCCAACAATTAAAGGAAAGTGTATTTACAAGAATCCCttcttttattcatttttcccaattaattctatttgTAGGGAGTTTACAGGACTACCTATAACTAATAGTAAGGGGGAGCTGGTATCAATATACGATAATTTTAGAAAAGTGAATAGCTTggtttataatataattggGGACGTTAACTTATGGAAAGAAGAGCAAAGTAATACATGTACTGATTATAAGGTTGAAAGTGTTCAAACAGACCGCAAGGATATACAAGTTTTTAGGGtaatttctaaatttgaGGATGGATgtgataattttgaaaataatgaaattgttGGATactttttcaaatataacTCAATTAATTACATTTCTGGAGCATTTGTTGATGAATTTGGGAATCTGAGTTTGCCAATAGCACTGgaagatattaatgaagctgaaaatactttaaaatattcaaatttatacAGGGATTTATGGGTTTCAGTACCAAATTCTATGCATAATTTAAGTTTGCCAGACCAAGATGAATATGcttttgtattaaatattactaGGAACAACCAGAAAGAGATTAAGGGTAGGATAAAAATAGATATTAATCAGCAATTTTGGGCAGAGTTTGTGGGAGTTCCAAATAGAGAATTTTTAGGACTAccaatattaaatagaaaTGACCAATTAATAGGAGTATATAGTGATTTTAACATAGAAAATAGTTTTGGAAGACTCAAATATTCAGTTTATCTTGGAGGGATAAATACatttaagaatttttttttaagaataagTTTGAGAAATCAAAATACCATACAAACTCTTGAAACTGATTTTGATATGGAAATCCTTGAGCAAGTTGTTTCTCTTTGTTCTATGGGTACTgaagataatgataaatCCTGCAATAAACTTGTAAATAGGGTTCTTTTTGGTGTTGGAAGTGAAGATATTTCTCAACAAACTTATGaaaatcttgaattaatattaaaaaaaagatatcaAGATTCATCTTTGTACCCTGATAGCATTATTTCTGTTTCTAATAACCCAAATATTAGATACACTCAAGTACAAGATAAGAAGTTCATTATAGCAAATACTAACTGGATAGGGTATTCTTACCTTAATAGTGGCAACTTATTCCcatttaattcttctaaaaGTCTCCTAATCATATTATCTAACACTTCTACCGTATTAACTGAAGAGCTTCTTGAGagttattataaaaaaactCATAAAACCAAACGTGGATTTTATCTCAagtttatttcaaataaataatttttttttgcttaATTATATGCAGCCATCCATATTCATTGtgaatgcatgcatgcaattttttCCTATGATTACGTgtattgcatgcattttctttcttgattaaaaaaaaaattcaaaaaaatgatCTATAAGttggatttattaataaaaaggtAATCtctctaataataatataatttattactaaataatgattattaaaatttgttgtttattatataattcaaatctaatattaagatttaaatgaataataaatcttgaTATTTGacaatattcttttcattttctctttaatgtatttgaaaatagtaaagttgtaaaattataaaataactAGAATAAATTATGCATTAGTATATAATATCATCATATTTAGGAAGATGATTAATAAGCTTTGTAAAATATGATAATTTGAGAATATTGGTAAAGAATTACTTTTTCTAAAATGTTTCTTGTAAAATCTTCTAAGTCCATGTTTAAGATCAAATGGTCCTctatcaataatttcataatcaataatatccaatccattttcatttttgcATTCTTCTGGATTTAATAAACATTTACAATCATTCGAATTAGGATTATATGTACAATGACAGCCAGGATTGAATGGATTAATATAACATCCACacaattttgaatatggATTTAAATTACATGGGCATCCAATACTATAAGGACTTGTTGAGCATCTTGGTATTATTGGAAGAGTAATATCATTAGTACAAGAAATAATAGTTTTACATTCATTAGTCATAGGATATGtaatattatattgattattttgtATATGATTATATATTGATTGATCATTATAACAGAAGCAATCAATTCCCATTGGATTAGTATAacatttatattcattattatgtATACAATAAATTGGATTATTAATACACAtgaattttatattattagtagTTTTTAAACTTGCTTGACAGAATGGATTATGttcattattaatgttatcaatatttcttttccatagaataattttaccatatttattattaaattcattttctattaatgtaattctttcaatatcattatAAGTTGGataatcaattaatatatttttgattattgataaatcaaatattatacCTTTTAATTTACCATTTGGTAAATTACATTTTTCATATCCactaaataatttatttgaattttctgCATATATCTCATCAATTACAATATCTTGTATATGTATTCCTaatatattggaaatatgTTCTTTTAATGCCATTGTAATTTGTTTATAGttatcttttctttcttcacAAAATGAAGATTCTAATAATGCTAATGTAATTGTTTGAATATGATTATGCTTTCCAATATCACTATCagtattttcttctttttcccGTCCTTTAGTAGTTGGtaattttgtattattattgttaatagGAATTGAAGTGGAAGTTTTAGAAGTGAAGGATTTTCTAGTAGAGGTGGTGGTAGTAGaagttgttgttgttgttaTAAGAATGGGTAATTTGagtaataatttatcttcTTTACTTGCAAAAAGTTGAGAATCATTACCATTACTCATTCCATCAAATTCTATATCATTATTTGGTATAGAGTTCATTTTGAGTGTATTTGAtaaatcatcaatattGGGAGTATATGTTATGTTAACTGGAGGTATTTGTTGTTTTTGCTGTAGTAGTATTTGATTTTGTAGTATTAGTAGATGTTGTTGCTGGCTTTGTAGTGGTggtggtagtagtagtagtagttgttgtCGTCGTAGTAGTAGATGTTGTTGGCTTTATggtggtagtagtagtagtagtagtcgttgtagtagtagtagtagtagtagtagtagtagaTGTTGTTGGCTTTGTGGTGGTGGTGGTGGaagtagtagtagtagtagttgGCTTTGTAGTAGTGGTGGAAGTGGTAGTAGTTCTGcagtagtagtagtagtagtattaatagtagtagtagtagcTGTCGTTGTTGAGGTAGAAGTAGAACTTATATCTACAGCAGTAGcagtagtagtagtagttgtgTATGTTGGTGTCTGTGAGAAGTACTAGCAGTAGAAGTAGAGGTTGTAGTcgtagtagtagtagtagtagtagtagtagtagtagttgtagtagtagttgttgtAGTAGTAGTAAATAGTAGTAGCAGTcgtagtagtagtagtagtagtagtagtagtagtagtagcagtagtagtagtagtagtcGTTGTGGTggtggtagtagtagtagtagtagtagtagtagttgtagtagtagtagtagtagtagtagtagtagtagtagtagtagtcTTTATGGTGGTAGTAGGAGGTGAGAAGTTAGGTGGTAGTTGGGGTTTAGAAAGTAAATAGTTTGGTTTTAAAAAGAGAGAAGGTATGTGGTAGAGAGAACCACTCCTTCTGTGGAAGTAAGGAGGAGTGGtttgtttttaaaaaaagaagaagttGGTTGTGTAAGTAAGTAGTAGGTGGTAGTAGTTTTTTTGTTGGGggtggtagtagtagtagtagtagtagtagtagtagtagtagtagtagtagtagtagtagtagtagtagtagtagtagtggtTGTGGAAGTACCTGTCTTTACAGTGGTAGTAGTTGTTGTAAAAGCATTGTTCataatacttttattattagaagtTCTAGAATTAATCAAAGAATCTGATTTATTTCCGGTATTTCTATTGTTATTACTAccattaaatattgaaatatctgttgaattgttattatcatttaaaatttgtttattatttgaatttttatcattttcattatatatatcTAAACTTTGGTCATTATTTAGTCCATCAGTTATTTCATATTCAACTTTTTTCTCTccattattactattattcaataataagcCTTTAGATTTAGAATTTGTCTTATTTTCCTCACcttcttcattaataataataaatggtCCCCTTGTTTCTATTAAGGCATCCTCAACATTAGTTAAAAGATCAATATTATCTGAAATTTTATGATTTTCATCAACTATTGTGGTTGAATTAAAGGAATTGGTTGTAGTAATTGAATTTGTGGTGGTGCTAGTTTTTGACATTTTAGCTGTACTTGTAGAAGTTCTAGTTTCTTCATCCTTGGCTTTAGGACTGCTAGTAACTGTTCTCTTTATGTTAGAATTTGTAGTAGATGTGGTTGTTGAAGTGtcatattttgatttagtGGAGATAGAACTTATATTACCATTAATAGTTTTAATTGGATTTAATGCATTATTAGTGGTTTCCAAATTATCTACACTTAAAATATCACTTATTCCACCACTACTTGGAAGCTCAATATTTATAGTACTATTACTTGCTAAGatttttgaagattctGTTGATGTTACTGCTattgttgttgttgttgtggaagtattcaatattgatttggatggcttattattattgttattgcTACCAATAAAAGTAGTTATTGTACTGGTACTATTATCAAGCTTTGAAATCTCTAATGTACTATTACTAGATGCTTTAATCGaacttattaaaaattttggaGGCGCTTTAGTTGTTAATCtacttaataataatagagaTTCAGGATTATTTGTAGTAGTTGTTGTATATTGTTTTCGAACATTATTTTGACCtctatttaaattcttgGAAAATAAATCTGTTAAAATACCATTAAACTTTTCCTTGTTATTTACTTCTTCATTtgaattagaattattatcatcaatataatttaaatcttcCTTATTGTTTGTATTAAATGAACTTATTTTCATCTCTTGTTCTTTTTCATATCCTTTCTCTAATGACCaattttcatcaatttcattatctaAACTTTTTACAgtactattaataatagtaacGGTGGAAGTGGTGGAAGTAGAGGTTGTAGTAGTAGCTGTtgtggtagtagtagtagtattagtattagtagtagtagtagtagtagtagtaacagttgttgttgttgttgtaaAAGGCAAGAGAATATGCTTGAATGGTATAttctctttaatatttttaacaattccactatttttttcattactCTCAATACTAATAAATGGAATATTATCAACTTTTGATATTGTTAAACTACTAACACTATTACcatttgaaatatcttcatctttattaatatcttccCTTGTACTAATTGTAGTTGTACTTGTAGAAATAATACTCTTCCAACTGGATTTTCCgttattattgttattattattaatatcattaatattattagtaacAGTAGAATTACTAAAGTTTCTATTCTTTCCCaatttgtaattattaataataaattcacctggattattttttatttttactgaattcttcaaattacCTACATCCTTTATATACATATAATCAGGAAATGAGTATTCATTATAATATTGTCTAAGCAATTCATCCTTTTGAGACgttaataatttgttattactattactattattatcatcaataattaaacCCGCATTTCTAACTTTAATCTCAATCTTTTCACcattattctttttctccTTACTCATTTTTACtatttcatctttatttactgatttattattattattattattattattacttttattactattatatGCAgcttctaataataaatcatccatattaaatgaaaatattacgattattattaataataaaaatactgatattttcttatttattatcattttcaaattcttcaatttacataaaaatatatatttcttcttttacTACTCTATTATTTATCTTAATTTATATCATAAATCTTTAAAGTTAAGCTATTTTATACTATCTTAATTTATGatgaagatttttttttaatatatatttaaataatttctatttctcatatattcaactttttaatttttttttaatataaatttttaatactttattttaaGTGACTGCCactattaaaaatactactactattattacatttttagaggtaattttttttatttattgtaataaatataatttcatcatattgttttatttttgcatgtattatttaaatttacaaACTTTTGCCCGCTGACtttatttgcatgcatgcattttcgtctccaaatttttttgttcttatttaaaaaaaatggttTTGTGCATTAATGACTTTGTGGGTTGCGCGgcaaatttgaatatatttttttctattggttgaattaaaaaaaagaatttaattaataataaataatttattaatagttAAAGTGTGAGAAGTAGTGGAagtattacttttattatctttgataataataagaatataaattaaaaatattggtctttttttttttttctttcctaTCCCTTTTACTTCCATTCAATTATACTCCTTACTCTTACCAGAAAAGCAAATAAAGAAGTTTAAATGGACGATTTTAGCTTTTccttaaataaattaagaaaagaacaagaaaaagaaagaaaaaaagtacttgaaaaaaaacaaagagaaaaaaaatttcaagaaatcaacaaatttaaaattgatGATTACTTAtctaatattgaaagaaCCTTTATTAAAcaacaaaataatatttcaaatgaagTGTATTTAGAACATAAAAACccaaataatcaaatttttcaagaagaaaataaatactcTTGGATACTTAAgctaaatttaaaagattataataataataataataataataatagtaatagtaattcaaaatttccaaataatgGTGAAACTGATCAAGTAATACTCCCAAATAACCTacttaaaatattaagtaGTGATGAATCAATATATCCactatattttaatataaaatgtTTAAACCATcatatttctgaaaatattaatccaATTGAAACTCATTGTGGAGTATTGGACTATTCCGAAGAACCAGGATACATTTCTTTACCGAATAAAGTTCTTAGatgtttaaatattaatccaAATGATTCAGAttttaaaagtaataaacCAATAATATGGATTCAAATTACATACAAAAAACTTTTAAAAGGATCTTTTGCTTCTTTTGAAATCTTAAATAATCAGgatatattcaaaatgcATGATATTGAATCTTTACTTGAAAGTTATTTAagaaatcattttcttACTTTGACAATTGGAGATACATTAATGATTAATCAACCAAATTATTCTAGTAATAACTATtgtatttctttaattaaagtaAAACATTTAGAACCTGATAATTCGATTAGTTTAATCAATACTGATATTTCATTAGATATTACATATAAAGATTCAAAGAATGAACAAACAATTCAAGATCATGCTGAAAATACCATTGAAAATTCAATCAGACTGATGAATATTGGtgatattattcattttgatgataaattggatgatttaattaatttcaaattagATATACCatttaatttgaaaaaagtCTTTCTAAATGAATCAGATactgaaaataatacaaaattgaatatttcaatcatttcaaatcattattatgatatttttgtttcatTTCCTCCCATTTTTGAAGCATCATCACATCTTCACATTTTCAGATCGTTTCCTGAAGACTACTGCTACTACTCTAATTCTAacaacaataataaaagcaAAAATACTAACCTGGTCATATCAAGTAACGAATTTATTAACTACTTAAAAACATtagaaagaaatatttcttgTAATCAAGACTCATCTtcattgttattattatttcccTCGATACTTTTTATTACCATCCAAAAACATAAAAATTCATCCTCAATTAACaatgatattatttcaaataatgaaaaatgcTCATTATCTTCTAGTATTCAAGTAAATAtccaatattataaaaaggAAAGTACAATAGACGTAATCAATCAACCAATAGAAAACGAATTTTCAACTTGTATTAATtgtaaaagaaaaataccGAGTGATAATTTAGATCTACATTCTTTACAATGCGAAAAAATGTATAAAAGATGCAATCAATGCGAtcttattttaaaaaagagTGATTTTGAAAAACATACTCACTGTaataaatgtattaaattTGGATTAAGCTTAGaccaaattcaaattcatgACAAATTATATCATCAATTTACTCAATGTAAACTTTGTAACcaagataatattaaacCTATACAACTTACAATACATCAAACACAAGAATGTCCAAAAAGGATAATACTTTGTAGGtattgtaataattttgtaCAAGCCGGTACCGATGGACATTATGTTGATTATAAAGAtaagtattattataacTTAACATCACACGAATCTTATTGTGGATCTAGAACAACAAATTGTAATATATGTAAtaaaattgtattaattaaagaattaaaatttcataTTGATCTAGTACAtgcaaaataaatattattttctatcaAAGTTCAATTCTCTCCTTCATAaacttattattaaatggaATCTGATCAGTATTCtccaaatttgaaatactATATTTTTGGGGGAAAACATCAAAATAACTCATTACATCCTCTTCTAGATCTAAATTATTCATCTGAAtggaatttttattttcattactatcaattataaaattattaccCATATTTGCTTTATTCTCATTATGtaaactttttaatatacaATACGTACTCATCTgtttaatcaaaatatctTTTAGATATTccttttctatttttaaattctcaattttcttcttcatatGTAATTTATCTTTAGATTCgtttttttcattatatatttctttaatcaTACAAATTACCCTATCTATTCCTTTAATGAATTCTCTACATAAAGACTGTTCTCTTAATAATTCCATCTTCAGTTCTTCTTCCTTTTCGTCACTTTTAACCCctttttgattattttctaaaaaaaatattactttatactttaataataaaaaaaataaagtcaatcaaattttaattagtCATTTTTTAATCATTAACTTTCCCATATTTACAAACGTACCTTTTTAATCTCTAACTCTAATTTCTTAACTTCCCATTTAACTTCACATAGCAATGTTTCAACCAACTCTTTAGTTGCTCCTGTTATATACCCATCCAGATCTTTCTctttaactttatttatCTCAATATTACCTGAATTTCCTACTTTGTAAATTTCATAGTTTTTCTCCATATTTACTTTTTCAATTCTATTATACAAACTAATATTAAGATCTCGTTGATTTCTTCTCAACTACTGATTTACCTTTATttcatattaataatacaaaaaataactGTTTTAAGTTACTAAAAAATTTTTCACCTAATAAAAAAGGTAAAGattaatgtattttttttaacttaatgattttgaaaaaaaatgttaaaatcTTCTGCTTAGAGCAATGAAATCATTCAATATTCATCCACATTTGTcaaattttgttttgaCAAGTCGGTATCTAAGATCCtttttcaagaattaaGATAAACTGACTTAATTAAGATTTATTGACCAAACAAAGTTGAATATAGGCAAATGATTCTTACTTTAACTAgtattttttgtttcttatttattaatttctattttctgTATACTagatgaataataaatattgtttcTGCCAATTTAAACGCTTTCCCgccattaattaattttattaagaTCATTACTTAGCATgcaaatcaataatttaaaaataaagcgccaaattgcatgcaatttctatattttctCCCcacatatttttttgacaatttttttttggaaaaagaaggaaaataaaaaagttttgtttatttttaaaggTTTTGAGTGTTCACAAAATGTTTAGctgaaatttctttttaaatctaTAAATAGATTTTCTCTTATTATGTTCTATTTTAAAGTCGTCAGAGcgactttttttttaataaatatacattatcattttttcgaattattaaaaaaaagattaattactaattaagaatatagaaatatataGAGATACTTGATTAGTTAAACaaatgtattaatattatattgtAGGTGTATTTCTATTGAAGTTCGTGTACTATATgcttattatttgaagtgGCGCCAATATGTGGGGCTAAAGtttctaattaatttattattgttaatcCAGAAAGTTTAATGTTTAATAAAGCTATTAACggtagaaaaaaaaaggaagaaagaaaaggcaaatgaattaataattattgctGATATGACCATGGaccaaatttatttttctgaATTTCCTTGCATTTAATACTTAATTCCTTCAAGTGATCCTTGTTGATACTCTTAATCAGCAACGTTTTAGTAATATTCAAAAGTCTTTCCAATGAAGACTTTAGCTTGTCCTTAATTTCATATATGCTTTTGCTTGGAGTTTGTCTTTTTGTGATTCCAACTTCcttattgtttttattaCAAGAAGAACTATTATAAGTATTGTTAGTACTAGTAATATCAACAGAAGATTCCGGTATAGAGCTATGATCGCTTTGTTCAAAAATACTTGTCATTATCCCATCATAGTATTCCTTATATCTTGTAATGATTTGATTGTTAACGTCAGTTTTTTTAGTAAAACCAGCTTCCAAACTTTGAGAAGGCTGGTTTTGCTCGGGAATCAAACGATTTTCGCAAGAATTCGACGGATCAATACATTTTAAATCATCATATTGAGAATCTGCGATTGTACTGTTTAAAGCAGGCTTCTCTTCATCCTGTTCTTCCTTTTCCTTTACTTCGTCATTGTCTAAAAAATACTCGAAGCTTTGCATATTCAAATCAGTAGAATTTATAGGTATACTATCTCTAATCTTGTGATTATCATCTTTGAAAAATTCAATGCAATCATAAGAGGGATTGGATGAATATTTGAGCTCCATTTCTTGGATATAATCAACATCCAGATCTATTTCAAACTGAGATTCTGTGATAAGTTCACTCCATACATGAGgtaaagaaattatattagGATCATTTGTTAGATTACCATGATTTACAACATTATAATCACCAGaatcatttattaaatctgAATCAGGAAATCCAAAGTCATTACTTTTGTggttaatattattattgttagtattattagaaaacaatgtattaaagttattaaagaatCGAATTACATTACTTTTTCCTAGTTCATCTTtgatattcaaaaatacaTTTCCAAAGATTCCATTCTTAGTTGTTGGAGTTGAGTATTTGATTGCATTCATAATATCTGCAATATCATTTGAATAAAGTATATTGGATTCAATTCTTTGAAGCCTATATAATATAAGTTTATATAATGGAACCCAACCTTGCTGAAAGAAATCATCCCAAAATTTTCCTATGATATTTAAAGGTATACTATATGAGAAAAGAGTTAGAAACCAATCAGTAGCTAACATATCTATAGTGCCTCCCTGTCTAATAATATGATCCCATATAATATGTAATTCTTTTTCcattaattgattcaaaattaaacaTTTGACTCTTAATCCCGGCAATCCTGATACAAACATTTCTCTCATGCCGTAATTAAACATTAAAGAAAccaataattcaaatgcCTGTTCTTCACTACTTGAATGCCAAAGTATACATCCAACTAAAAAATTCATACCTTGTACATATCCAACATCTATATCCAtcaatgaatatattaacaaaatCTTACTCAAGTAACTTTTAccttcaaatttgaaataagaaattgatGGATACGTCCTACATACATCCATATATATACTATTCATTACTCTATtactaaatattttatttattacacCATTTTCTGTCAAATctatttcaattatatcGCTTCCCTCCATTCTTACAATGTACTCGactatatttattaattctctATAAATGGTTGTCAATCCTAATTCATTAGATTTCGAAACCTCTAACCAATTCTGCATTCTCACACATCTTCCTTGATTGTCTTTATCACAATCACAATGAGGCCCTACTTTATCAAGCTTTAGAAATCGAACAAAACTAAGTCTTTTTCTAtcatttgttttttttctcaaatcCGAATTTAGGCATCCTGGTTCTTTCGTATTCGTCTCCTCTTGCTTCTTCTCAAATCCTGATTCTGATTCAGAATCAGATTCTACTTCATTCTTTGATGGCTGCATTTCTTCTACATTATT
The Cryptosporidium parvum Iowa II chromosome 2, whole genome shotgun sequence genome window above contains:
- a CDS encoding possible transmembrane domain near N (transcripts identified by EST) translates to MRHRKEYKARELNSFENEHRREDLKANIEESRPKSSLLRIILDYIGLLLYYFINIAKLIFHYILNPRLNTLKELYPHHTAGKYEPRSKFGYRFFLVCNRVQNIGFGFEYRGVYYFSNAHFNANTDKLKIDGKEIRLYQQGFTMLCSKKEHNMKKPRDDEDLYLLNPYMPTIKGKCIYKNPFFYSFFPINSICREFTGLPITNSKGELVSIYDNFRKVNSLVYNIIGDVNLWKEEQSNTCTDYKVESVQTDRKDIQVFRVISKFEDGCDNFENNEIVGYFFKYNSINYISGAFVDEFGNLSLPIALEDINEAENTLKYSNLYRDLWVSVPNSMHNLSLPDQDEYAFVLNITRNNQKEIKGRIKIDINQQFWAEFVGVPNREFLGLPILNRNDQLIGVYSDFNIENSFGRLKYSVYLGGINTFKNFFLRISLRNQNTIQTLETDFDMEILEQVVSLCSMGTEDNDKSCNKLVNRVLFGVGSEDISQQTYENLELILKKRYQDSSLYPDSIISVSNNPNIRYTQVQDKKFIIANTNWIGYSYLNSGNLFPFNSSKSLLIILSNTSTVLTEELLESYYKKTHKTKRGFYLKFISNK
- a CDS encoding ubiquitin fusion degradation (UFD1) family protein, double Psi beta barrel fold — encoded protein: MDDFSFSLNKLRKEQEKERKKVLEKKQREKKFQEINKFKIDDYLSNIERTFIKQQNNISNEVYLEHKNPNNQIFQEENKYSWILKLNLKDYNNNNNNNNSNSNSKFPNNGETDQVILPNNLLKILSSDESIYPLYFNIKCLNHHISENINPIETHCGVLDYSEEPGYISLPNKVLRCLNINPNDSDFKSNKPIIWIQITYKKLLKGSFASFEILNNQDIFKMHDIESLLESYLRNHFLTLTIGDTLMINQPNYSSNNYCISLIKVKHLEPDNSISLINTDISLDITYKDSKNEQTIQDHAENTIENSIRLMNIGDIIHFDDKLDDLINFKLDIPFNLKKVFLNESDTENNTKLNISIISNHYYDIFVSFPPIFEASSHLHIFRSFPEDYCYYSNSNNNNKSKNTNLVISSNEFINYLKTLERNISCNQDSSSLLLLFPSILFITIQKHKNSSSINNDIISNNEKCSLSSSIQVNIQYYKKESTIDVINQPIENEFSTCINCKRKIPSDNLDLHSLQCEKMYKRCNQCDLILKKSDFEKHTHCNKCIKFGLSLDQIQIHDKLYHQFTQCKLCNQDNIKPIQLTIHQTQECPKRIILCRYCNNFVQAGTDGHYVDYKDKYYYNLTSHESYCGSRTTNCNICNKIVLIKELKFHIDLVHAK
- a CDS encoding tbc domain-containing protein, with product MELKEETNIVTLLAVKKAYNYFVPSLNNVEEMQPSKNEVESDSESESGFEKKQEETNTKEPGCLNSDLRKKTNDRKRLSFVRFLKLDKVGPHCDCDKDNQGRCVRMQNWLEVSKSNELGLTTIYRELINIVEYIVRMEGSDIIEIDLTENGVINKIFSNRVMNSIYMDVCRTYPSISYFKFEGKSYLSKILLIYSLMDIDVGYVQGMNFLVGCILWHSSSEEQAFELLVSLMFNYGMREMFVSGLPGLRVKCLILNQLMEKELHIIWDHIIRQGGTIDMLATDWFLTLFSYSIPLNIIGKFWDDFFQQGWVPLYKLILYRLQRIESNILYSNDIADIMNAIKYSTPTTKNGIFGNVFLNIKDELGKSNVIRFFNNFNTLFSNNTNNNNINHKSNDFGFPDSDLINDSGDYNVVNHGNLTNDPNIISLPHVWSELITESQFEIDLDVDYIQEMELKYSSNPSYDCIEFFKDDNHKIRDSIPINSTDLNMQSFEYFLDNDEVKEKEEQDEEKPALNSTIADSQYDDLKCIDPSNSCENRLIPEQNQPSQSLEAGFTKKTDVNNQIITRYKEYYDGIMTSIFEQSDHSSIPESSVDITSTNNTYNSSSCNKNNKEVGITKRQTPSKSIYEIKDKLKSSLERLLNITKTLLIKSINKDHLKELSIKCKEIQKNKFGPWSYQQ